In a single window of the Zea mays cultivar B73 chromosome 5, Zm-B73-REFERENCE-NAM-5.0, whole genome shotgun sequence genome:
- the LOC103627070 gene encoding receptor-like protein kinase 5, whose translation MTTRMADSYLVLLFLLVFVTSNSSSQSMAQITDASELAILLAIKKGWGSPSALSSWSSQNASYCSWAGVRCVNGQVSALSFQNLSIANPVPVPAASICNLKNLSSLDLSYNKLTGQFPTALYSCSAARFLDLSNNRFSGALPADINRLSSAMEHLNLSSNGFTGSVPRAIAAFTKLRSLVLDTNSFDGTYPGSAIAGLSELETLTLANNPFVPGPIPDDFGKLTKLQTLWMSGMNLTGRIPDKLSSLTELTTLALSVNKLHGEIPAWVWSLQKLQILYLYDNSFTGAIGPDITAVSLQEIDLSSNWLNGTIPESMGDLRDLTLLFLYFNNLTGPIPSSVGLLPNLTDIRLFNNRLSGPLPPELGKHSPLANLEVSNNLLRGELPDTLCLNRKLYDLVVFNNSFSGVFPANLADCDTVNNIMAYNNLFTGEFPEKVWSGFPVLTTVMIQNNSFTGTMPSAISSNITRIEMGNNRFSGDVPTSAPGLKTFKAGNNQFSGTLPEDMSGLANLIELNLAGNTISGAIPPSIGSLQRLNYLNLSSNQISGAIPPGIGLLPVLTILDLSSNELTGEIPEDFNDLHTSFLNLSSNQLTGELPESLKNPAYDRSFLGNRGLCAAVNPNVNFPACRYRRHSQMSIGLIILVSVVAGAILVGAVGCFIVRRKKQRCNVTSWKMMPFRKLDFSECDVLITNLRDEDVIGSGGSGKVYRVHLPARGRGRGCAGTVVAVKKLCSRGKAEEKLDREFDTEVKILGDIRHNNIVSLLCYISSEDTKLLVYEYMENGSLDRWLHPKDNAATAALDWPTRLGIAIDAARGLSYMHDECAQPIMHRDVKSSNILLDPGFRAKIADFGLARILLKSGEPESVSAVSGTFGYMAPEYGRGAKVNQKVDVYSFGVVLLELATGRVANDSSKDAADCCLVEWAWRRYKAGDPLHDVVDETIQDRAVYIDDAVAMFKLGVMCTGDDAPSRPSMKQVLQQLARYDRTASVAGACQDDRGVELGHLPKGKQGRHQVAKRSLDAGSFLGGDEESGNFVAHPV comes from the exons ATGACGACAAGAATGGCTGACTCTTATCTTGTACTCCTCTTCCTACTAGTGTTCGTCACCTCCAACTCCAGCTCGCAATCCATGGCGCAGATCACTGACGCAAGCGAGCTAGCAATACTCCTAGCAATCAAGAAAGGCTGGGGCAGCCCATCTGCTCTCAGCTCATGGAGCTCCCAGAACGCTTCCTACTGCAGCTGGGCAGGGGTCAGGTGCGTGAACGGCCAAGTGTCCGCCCTGTCCTTCCAGAACCTCAGCATAGCCAATCCAGTTCCAGTCCCAGCTGCTTCCATATGCAACCTCAAGAACCTGTCGTCTCTCGACCTTTCCTACAACAAACTCACCGGCCAGTTCCCCACAGCGCTCTACAGCTGCTCGGCTGCTCGGTTCCTTGACCTCTCCAACAATCGATTCTCCGGTGCCCTCCCAGCTGACATCAACAGGCTGTCGTCGGCGATGGAGCACCTCAACCTGTCGAGCAATGGCTTCACAGGCAGTGTGCCCCGGGCGATTGCCGCGTTCACGAAGCTGCGGTCCCTGGTTCTTGACACCAACAGCTTCGACGGGACGTATCCGGGCTCGGCTATCGCAGGCCTCAGCGAGCTCGAGACGCTAACTCTGGCAAATAACCCCTTCGTGCCAGGCCCCATCCCCGACGACTTCGGGAAGCTGACGAAGCTGCAGACACTGTGGATGTCGGGGATGAACCTGACTGGTCGCATCCCCGACAAGCTGTCGTCGCTCACTGAGCTGACGACGTTGGCCTTGAGCGTAAACAAGCTTCACGGTGAAATCCCGGCGTGGGTTTGGAGCCTCCAGAAGCTTCAGATCCTGTACCTCTACGATAACAGCTTCACCGGTGCAATTGGGCCGGACATCACCGCCGTGAGCCTGCAAGAGATCGACCTCTCCTCGAACTGGCTCAACGGAACCATACCGGAGAGCATGGGCGATTTGAGGGACCTGACGTTGCTCTTCCTGTACTTCAACAACCTCACCGGACCGATTCCGTCGAGCGTGGGGCTTCTCCCGAACCTCACCGATATCCGGCTGTTCAACAACCGGCTCTCTGGACCCCTCCCGCCGGAGCTCGGGAAACACTCGCCGCTGGCCAACCTCGAAGTGAGCAACAACCTCCTCAGAGGCGAGCTCCCGGACACCCTCTGCCTCAACAGGAAGCTCTACGACCTCGTCGTCTTCAACAACAGCTTCTCCGGCGTTTTCCCGGCGAACCTCGCGGACTGCGACACGGTGAACAACATCATGGCGTACAATAACCTCTTCACCGGCGAGTTCCCCGAGAAGGTATGGTCGGGGTTCCCAGTCCTGACGACTGTCATGATCCAGAACAACAGCTTCACTGGCACTATGCCCAGTGCGATATCCTCCAACATCACACGGATCGAGATGGGGAACAACCGATTCTCCGGCGACGTGCCGACCTCCGCACCGGGGCTGAAGACGTTCAAGGCGGGGAACAACCAGTTCTCCGGTACTCTGCCGGAGGACATGTCGGGGCTAGCCAATCTCATCGAGCTGAACCTCGCTGGGAACACGATATCTGGCGCGATTCCGCCTTCCATCGGATCGCTGCAACGCCTGAATTACCTGAACTTAAGCAGCAATCAGATATCCGGAGCGATTCCGCCTGGGATCGGGTTGCTGCCAGTGCTCACCATCCTTGATCTCTCCAGCAACGAGCTCACCGGAGAAATACCCGAGGACTTCAACGACCTCCATACCAGCTTCCTCAATCTCTCCTCCAACCAACTCACCGGCGAGCTCCCCGAGTCGCTGAAGAACCCAGCATACGACCGGTCGTTCCTCGGAAACCGTGGCCTCTGCGCCGCGGTGAACCCGAACGTAAACTTCCCGGCGTGCCGCTACCGCCGCCACAGCCAGATGTCAATCGGGCTGATCATCCTCGTCTCCGTGGTCGCCGGCGCCATCCTCGTCGGCGCGGTCGGGTGTTTCATCGTCCGGCGGAAGAAGCAACGGTGCAACGTGACGTCGTGGAAGATGATGCCGTTCCGCAAGCTGGACTTCAGCGAGTGCGACGTGCTAATAACCAACCTCCGCGACGAGGACGTGATCGGCAGCGGCGGCTCCGGCAAGGTGTACCGCGTCCACCTCCCcgctcgcgggcgcgggcgcggctgcGCCGGCACGGTGGTGGCCGTGAAGAAGCTGTGCAGCAGGGGGAAGGCCGAGGAGAAGCTCGACCGGGAGTTCGACACGGAGGTGAAGATCCTCGGCGACATCCGGCACAACAACATCGTGAGCCTCCTCTGCTACATCTCGAGCGAGGACACCAAGCTGCTGGTGTACGAGTACATGGAGAACGGCAGCCTCGACCGGTGGCTGCACCCCAAGGACAACGCGGCCACGGCGGCGCTGGACTGGCCGACGCGGCTGGGCATCGCCATCGACGCGGCGAGGGGGCTCAGCTACATGCACGACGAGTGCGCGCAGCCCATCATGCACCGGGACGTCAAGTCCAGCAACATCCTGCTCGACCCGGGGTTCCGTGCCAAGATCGCCGACTTCGGGCTCGCCCGGATCCTGCTCAAGTCCGGCGAGCCCGAGTCCGTGTCCGCCGTCAGTGGCACCTTCGGATACATGGCTCCAG AGTACGGACGCGGCGCCAAGGTGAACCAGAAGGTAGACGTGTACAGCTTCGGCGTGGTGCTGCTGGAGCTGGCGACCGGGAGGGTAGCCAACGACAGCAGCAAGGACGCCGCTGACTGCTGCCTGGTGGAGTGGGCGTGGCGGAGGTACAAGGCGGGGGACCCTCTCCACGACGTCGTGGACGAGACCATCCAGGACAGGGCCGTTTACATCGACGACGCCGTGGCCATGTTCAAGCTCGGGGTCATGTGCACCGGGGACGACGCGCCGTCCCGGCCGTCGATGAAGCAAGTCCTGCAGCAACTTGCCCGGTACGACCGCACCGCCAGCGTTGCCGGCGCGTGCCAGGACGACCGCGGCGTCGAACTGGGACATCTGCCCAAGGGAAAGCAAGGTCGTCACCAAGTTGCCAAGAGATCGTTAGACGCCGGATCATTTTTGGGTGGCGACGAGGAGAGCGGCAACTTCGTGGCCCATCCTGTTTAA